In a single window of the Silurus meridionalis isolate SWU-2019-XX chromosome 8, ASM1480568v1, whole genome shotgun sequence genome:
- the cep170ba gene encoding centrosomal protein of 170 kDa protein B isoform X2: protein MSVTSWFLVSSSGTRHRLPREMIFVGREDCELMLQSRSVDKQHAVINYDPTTDEHLVKDLGSLNGTFVNDLRIPDQTYITLKLSDVVRFGYDSHVYIMERSQHKVPEEALKHEKYTSQLQVGVNPLELGKAEQADEKNSTADLQHSRHDKSERKSNIGTINCPNEPPVFKPTPLYGQPSWWGEDEDHKGEHCESGSNHSNAEKQKEGSKQEANGPPSEQHGKTIYSNRRDANYFEITTKELLSRPKTTEQEVQVIPTKDTVNKVPSTPPVVQSHASFTIEFDDGTPGKIKIKDHVTKFSFRQRKHPSKESLGAPTEVMSSESKVADWLVQTDTSMISRHFQSDDLYTTKSDLSMNKNTLKDGHQHEDGTQSNSEDPVSNSPDVSREPPLQHLFTPPEKEEPPMTSTPRCQTQPKKDPKQAFVINLLDDDVPRGRSHSFTNNMSPAESHAALKRRTEKTKGAAQSGESLSSSAVQNTPTQRFTVPLKGSEGSQRGGMLRREKSDILGSTSNFSSRSASSKPFASVGRKSRMALDFMSEFLKVSKSSSTVKSGKSSSSTHSKASNMVSVRADNSTQSQPSAMDQTYVLSSSQHLEPSETLLPPTSTNCTVGKTPKGSRQEEEDTLSDTGTYTVDTEGPNKEVEEARNMIDQVFGVLECPEPSAETVFRSVEGDREAQDSLPLSKNSPGPTLGHNPGCSDPALGPAQERSMILTTGDSKWVSRWASLADSYSVSGPISGQVDISTQMDLSAVVPRSVHTRANESMGAEDSQTFRAQRFLPQLRPREEGQMQAPSVHVHSASNLTYDNVERNLQSSSRKDPQKLYVTDDLDPDSLSDASKSDDGSIIDQVRKSSAGKTGKNWSEVKAEASKQDLLANQNVKDQDTTTKFSTATITRQYGSRQSGDFSVSTSGKDALTSMENAVPLIRQESFTKHRSSDDIHFMKLPHISSPECINDTNAFKGVCSQDTQSYLKDTENALAVLETKLQMQKHSGPACPLEDSLSGESDVDTSSTVSQPSGQNSDVSAAKKPVILSHLLKGRKPASQHAQEQNTSGHPQSGKCRLSSRDNNYKESGKTSQSSTLHQSSDAVSDQESSSQPVHRKYTIPLRNESSRRSLKGTVSQVLARSGSLSAPKPTRTSMLRRTRLGDSSDKDSTETDRTSQNSDATSSSTRTQESKRLSRLDILALPRRRTSSFTTPSDSESSAGRTGFSNRSEAEPAYSARKASVPDIKNGTQRGSETTGRQPIIRGRSSSAKYASSTARALHSSRTQTPNQVRPPSRSRESEGEGHESDNFQNWTTHSAEIARLSQDLAKDLAILAQEIHNVAGDGETQNTASADAVEPVSAGKELRQQIPDPSINYSKVLQSSAVCRNPDLTVHDQGLKQRSWNQEQVALDNSMLNPVSQLSMAIRVNTEQLTEKIKLLFYNKTEVWEEIETMLDAADDSPPLESPNKEIMSIIRDLRGIQKRLEVINTVIEPSGNVNLIKSSPVLSHSTAGLSGFRASPRDSRATASQRAAGPSASARHYGRGNDGRVL, encoded by the exons ATGAGTGTGACCTCATGGTTTCTGGTGAGCAGCTCAGGCACACGTCACCGTTTGCCTCGAGAGATGATCTTCGTTGGCCGGGAGGACTGCGAGCTGATGCtgcag tcTCGTAGTGTGGACAAGCAGCATGCTGTAATCAACTACGACCCGACCACAGACGAGCACCTTGTTAAAGACCTGGGCAGTCTTAACGGG ACATTTGTGAACGATCTTCGCATTCCTGACCAGACCTACATCACCCTGAAGCTCTCGGACGTTGTTCGCTTTGGATATG ATTCTCATGTTTATATCATGGAGCGAAGTCAACACAAAGTCCCAGAGGAGGCTCTTAAG CATGAGAAGTACACGAGTCAGCTGCAGGTGGGCGTAAATCCTCTGGAGCTCGGGAAGGCCGAGCAGGCAGACGAGAAGAACAGCACTGCAGACCTGCAGCATTCCAGACACGACAAGAGCGAGCGCAAATCCAATATCGGTACCATCAACTGCCCTAACG AGCCACCGGTCTTCAAGCCCACTCCTTTATACGGCCAGCCCTCTTGGTGGGGTGAAGACGAAGATCACAAGGGTGAACACTGTGAATCAGGCAGCAATCACAGTAATGCAG AAAAACAGAAGGAAGGCTCCAAACAAGAGGCTAATGGACCCCCCTCTGAACAACATGGAAAGACCATTTACTCCAATCGAAGGGATGCAAACTACTTTGAAATTACCACCAAGGAATTGCTATCAAGGCCTAAAACTACCGAGCAAGAGGTCCAGGTGATCCCAACAAAAGACACAGTCAATAAAGTGCCATCAACACCCCCTGTAGTGCAgagccatgcctccttcaccaTTGAGTTTGATGATGGCACTCCCGGAAAGATTAAAATCAAAGACCACGTCACGAAATTCTCCTTCCGTCAACGCAAGCACCCCAGCAAAGAGTCACTTGGTGCTCCAACAGAGGTGATGTCATCAGAGAGCAAGGTGGCTGATTGGCTGGTGCAGACTGACACAAGCATGATAAGTAGACATTTTCAATCAGATGATCTTTACACCACCAAGAGTGACCTTTCCATGAACAAAAACACTCTGAAAG ATGGACACCAGCATGAGGATGGAACACAAAGCAACTCTGAAGATCCTGTCTCAAATTCTCCGGACGTCTCAAGAGAGCCACCTCTTCAGCATCTTTTCACTCCTCCAGAGAAAGAGGAACCTCCCATGACCTCTACACCACGCTGTCAAACTCAACCTAAAAAGGACCCCAAACAAGCTTTTGTCATCAATTTACTTGATGATGACGTTCCCAGGGGTCGATCTCACTCCTTTACCAACAACATGTCTCCAGCAGAATCCCATGCCGCTCTTAAAAGAAGAACAGAGAAGACAAAGGGAGCTGCCCAATCTGGAGAGAGTTTAAGCTCCTCAGCTGTGCAGAACACACCCACTCAGCGGTTTACTGTACCTCTTAAAGGTTCTGAAGGTTCTCAGAGAGGTGGAATGctgagaagagagaagagtgaTATTCTAGGCAGTACTTCGAACTTTTCTTCTCGCTCAGCTTCCTCAAAACCATTTGCAAGCGTGGGGCGCAAATCCAGAATGGCATTGGATTTTATGAGCGAGTTTCTCAAGGTATCAAAATCCAGTTCCACTGTGAAGTCTGGGAAATCTTCATCCTCTACGCACTCAAAGGCTTCCAACATGGTTTCAGTGAGAGCAGATAATTCTACCCAGTCTCAACCCTCAGCCATGGATCAGACTTATGTTTTATCATCTTCCCAACATTTAGAACCTTCCGAAACCTTACTTCCACCCACATCTACCAATTGCACAGTTGGAAAGACCCCTAAGGGTTCCAGGCAAGAAGAGGAGGACACCTTGAGTGATACTGGCACCTACACCGTTGACACAGAGGGACCCAATAAAGAGGTGGAGGAGGCACGTAACATGATTGATCAG GTGTTTGGTGTTCTTGAGTGCCCTGAGCCATCAGCAGAAACAGTGTTTAGGTCTGTAGAGGGTGACAGAGAGGCCCAGGATAGCCTTCCACTTAGTAAGAATAGTCCTGGCCCTACTCTGGGTCATAACCCAGGCTGTAGTGACCCGGCCTTGGGTCCAGCACAG GAAAGGTCAATGATATTGACTACTGGGGACAGTAAATGGGTTTCACGGTGGGCCAGTTTGGCTGACAGCTATTCTGTCTCGGGTCCAATTTCAGGACAAGTTGACATTTCTACACAGATGGATCTTTCAG CTGTCGTTCCTCGGTCTGTGCATACCCGAGCCAACGAGAGCATGGGGGCAGAGGACAGCCAGACTTTCAGAGCACAACGATTTCTACCTCAGTTGCGCCCAAGAGAGGAGGGGCAAATGCAAGCACCTAGTGTTCATGTACATTCAGCTTCTAACCTGACTTACGACAATGTGGAGAGGAACCTACAAAGTTCTTCGCGAAAAGATCCTCAGAAACTGTATGTCACAGATGATCTTGATCCAGACAGTCTGAGTGATGCTAGCAAATCAGATGATGGCTCCATCATAGACCAGGTTAGAAAAAGTAGCGCtggaaaaacaggaaagaaTTGGTCAGAGGTTAAAGCTGAGGCATCTAAACAAGATCTATTGGCAAATCAAAATGTGAAGGATCAAGATACTACCACAAAGTTCTCTACAGCTACTATAACTAGACAGTATGGCAGTCGCCAGTCTGGTGATTTCAGCGTTTCCACCTCTGGCAAGGATGCTTTAACAAGCATGGAAAATGCTGTGCCACTCATCAGACAAGAGAGTTTTACCAAGCATCGGTCCAGCGATGACATTCACTTTATGAAATTGCCCCATATTTCAAGTCCAGAATGTATCAATGATACAAATGCATTCAAAGGTGTGTGCAGCCAAGATACTCAGTCTTACCTTAAAGACACAGAGAATGCGCTCGCTGTTTTAGAGACCAAACTTCAAATGCAGAAGCACAGTGGCCCTGCATGCCCTCTGGAGGACTCGCTGTCTGGAGAATCAGATGTAGACACGTCTAGTACAGTCAGCCAGCCTAGTGGTCAGAATTCTGACGTATCTGCCGCCAAAAAGCCAGTGATTCTCAGTCACCTGCTAAAGGGGAGAAAACCTGCTAGTCAGCATGCTCAAGAGCAGAACACGTCTGGCCATCCTCAGTCTGGGAAGTGTAGGCTCAGTTCAAGAGACAATAATTATAAGGAATCAGGTAAGACCTCTCAGAGCTCCACTTTGCATCAGTCGTCTGATGCTGTTTCAGACCAGGAGTCTAGCTCTCAACCAGTTCATAGAAAGTACACCATCCCCCTTCGGAATGAAAGCTCTAGGAGATCTCTCAAAGGGACAGTGAGCCAAGTGCTAGCTCGCTCTGGCAGTCTTTCTGCACCGAAACCTACAAGAACATCCATGCTCCGCCGTACCCGCCTGGGTGACAGCTCTGACAAAGATAGTACAGAGACTGACCGCACCTCTCAGAACTCTGATGCCACTTCTTCTTCCACTAGAACTCAGGAGAGCAAGAGGCTTTCTCGGCTAGACATATTGGCTCTCCCGAGAAGGAGAACCAGCTCTTTCACTACACCCAGCGACTCGGAGTCCTCGGCTGGTAGAACTGGCTTTTCCAACCGCTCAGAGGCCGAGCCTGCTTACTCGGCACGTAAAGCTTCGGTACCTGACATCAAGAATGGTACACAGAGAGGTTCTGAGACTACGGGCAGGCAACCAATCATCCGTGGGCGGTCCAGCAGTGCAAAATATGCCAGCAGTACAGCCA GAGCCTTGCACAGCTCTCGAACACAGACTCCTAACCAGGTTCGCCCACCATCAAGAAGCAGGGAATCTGAAGGAGAAGGACATGAGAGCGACAACTTCCAGAACTGGACAACTCATAGTGCAGAGATTGCCAG GCTGAGTCAGGACCTGGCTAAAGACTTGGCCATACTGGCGCAGGAAATTCATAATGTTGCTGGCGATGGTGAAACTCAGAATACTGCATCTGCTGATGCTGTGGAGCCTGTTTCAGCTGGCAAGGAG TTACGGCAGCAGATTCCTGACCCCAGCATAAACTACTCTAAAGTTCTCCAAAGTTCAGCTGTGTGCAGGAATCCTGATCTGACTGTTCATGATCAAGGGCTCAAACAGCGAAGCTGGAATCAGGAACAG GTTGCTCTGGATAATTCGATGCTGAATCCTGTCTCGCAGCTTTCCATGGCTATCCGAGTAAACACTGAGCAACTGACTGAGAAGATCAA ACTTCTGTTCTATAATAAGACAGAGGTGTGGGAGGAAATAGAGACCATGCTCGATGCTGCTGATGATTCTCCACCATTGGAAAGTCCAAACAAG GAGATCATGTCTATTATCCGAGATCTTAGAGGAATTCAGAAGCGGTTAGAAG TCATCAACACTGTCATTGAACCGAGTGGAAATGTAAATCTGATCAAGTCTTCACCTGTATTAAGCCACTCTACAGCAGGTCTAAGCGGCTTCAGAGCTTCTCCCCGAGACTCAAGAGCCACTGCTTCTCAGCGGGCTGCAGGCCCCTCAGCTTCTGCTCGTCATTATGGTCGGGGGAATGATGGTAGGGTTCTGTAG
- the cep170ba gene encoding centrosomal protein of 170 kDa protein B isoform X3 gives MSVTSWFLVSSSGTRHRLPREMIFVGREDCELMLQSRSVDKQHAVINYDPTTDEHLVKDLGSLNGTFVNDLRIPDQTYITLKLSDVVRFGYDSHVYIMERSQHKVPEEALKHEKYTSQLQVGVNPLELGKAEQADEKNSTADLQHSRHDKSERKSNIGTINCPNEPPVFKPTPLYGQPSWWGEDEDHKGEHCESGSNHSNAEKQKEGSKQEANGPPSEQHGKTIYSNRRDANYFEITTKELLSRPKTTEQEVQVIPTKDTVNKVPSTPPVVQSHASFTIEFDDGTPGKIKIKDHVTKFSFRQRKHPSKESLGAPTEVMSSESKVADWLVQTDTSMISRHFQSDDLYTTKSDLSMNKNTLKDGHQHEDGTQSNSEDPVSNSPDVSREPPLQHLFTPPEKEEPPMTSTPRCQTQPKKDPKQAFVINLLDDDVPRGRSHSFTNNMSPAESHAALKRRTEKTKGAAQSGESLSSSAVQNTPTQRFTVPLKGSEGSQRGGMLRREKSDILGSTSNFSSRSASSKPFASVGRKSRMALDFMSEFLKVSKSSSTVKSGKSSSSTHSKASNMVSVRADNSTQSQPSAMDQTYVLSSSQHLEPSETLLPPTSTNCTVGKTPKGSRQEEEDTLSDTGTYTVDTEGPNKEVEEARNMIDQERSMILTTGDSKWVSRWASLADSYSVSGPISGQVDISTQMDLSAVVPRSVHTRANESMGAEDSQTFRAQRFLPQLRPREEGQMQAPSVHVHSASNLTYDNVERNLQSSSRKDPQKLYVTDDLDPDSLSDASKSDDGSIIDQVRKSSAGKTGKNWSEVKAEASKQDLLANQNVKDQDTTTKFSTATITRQYGSRQSGDFSVSTSGKDALTSMENAVPLIRQESFTKHRSSDDIHFMKLPHISSPECINDTNAFKGVCSQDTQSYLKDTENALAVLETKLQMQKHSGPACPLEDSLSGESDVDTSSTVSQPSGQNSDVSAAKKPVILSHLLKGRKPASQHAQEQNTSGHPQSGKCRLSSRDNNYKESGKTSQSSTLHQSSDAVSDQESSSQPVHRKYTIPLRNESSRRSLKGTVSQVLARSGSLSAPKPTRTSMLRRTRLGDSSDKDSTETDRTSQNSDATSSSTRTQESKRLSRLDILALPRRRTSSFTTPSDSESSAGRTGFSNRSEAEPAYSARKASVPDIKNGTQRGSETTGRQPIIRGRSSSAKYASSTASSRRRQKGSDYASTSEEEYESNHSIAKNKRSHHSGALHSSRTQTPNQVRPPSRSRESEGEGHESDNFQNWTTHSAEIARLSQDLAKDLAILAQEIHNVAGDGETQNTASADAVEPVSAGKELRQQIPDPSINYSKVLQSSAVCRNPDLTVHDQGLKQRSWNQEQVALDNSMLNPVSQLSMAIRVNTEQLTEKIKLLFYNKTEVWEEIETMLDAADDSPPLESPNKEIMSIIRDLRGIQKRLEVINTVIEPSGNVNLIKSSPVLSHSTAGLSGFRASPRDSRATASQRAAGPSASARHYGRGNDGRVL, from the exons ATGAGTGTGACCTCATGGTTTCTGGTGAGCAGCTCAGGCACACGTCACCGTTTGCCTCGAGAGATGATCTTCGTTGGCCGGGAGGACTGCGAGCTGATGCtgcag tcTCGTAGTGTGGACAAGCAGCATGCTGTAATCAACTACGACCCGACCACAGACGAGCACCTTGTTAAAGACCTGGGCAGTCTTAACGGG ACATTTGTGAACGATCTTCGCATTCCTGACCAGACCTACATCACCCTGAAGCTCTCGGACGTTGTTCGCTTTGGATATG ATTCTCATGTTTATATCATGGAGCGAAGTCAACACAAAGTCCCAGAGGAGGCTCTTAAG CATGAGAAGTACACGAGTCAGCTGCAGGTGGGCGTAAATCCTCTGGAGCTCGGGAAGGCCGAGCAGGCAGACGAGAAGAACAGCACTGCAGACCTGCAGCATTCCAGACACGACAAGAGCGAGCGCAAATCCAATATCGGTACCATCAACTGCCCTAACG AGCCACCGGTCTTCAAGCCCACTCCTTTATACGGCCAGCCCTCTTGGTGGGGTGAAGACGAAGATCACAAGGGTGAACACTGTGAATCAGGCAGCAATCACAGTAATGCAG AAAAACAGAAGGAAGGCTCCAAACAAGAGGCTAATGGACCCCCCTCTGAACAACATGGAAAGACCATTTACTCCAATCGAAGGGATGCAAACTACTTTGAAATTACCACCAAGGAATTGCTATCAAGGCCTAAAACTACCGAGCAAGAGGTCCAGGTGATCCCAACAAAAGACACAGTCAATAAAGTGCCATCAACACCCCCTGTAGTGCAgagccatgcctccttcaccaTTGAGTTTGATGATGGCACTCCCGGAAAGATTAAAATCAAAGACCACGTCACGAAATTCTCCTTCCGTCAACGCAAGCACCCCAGCAAAGAGTCACTTGGTGCTCCAACAGAGGTGATGTCATCAGAGAGCAAGGTGGCTGATTGGCTGGTGCAGACTGACACAAGCATGATAAGTAGACATTTTCAATCAGATGATCTTTACACCACCAAGAGTGACCTTTCCATGAACAAAAACACTCTGAAAG ATGGACACCAGCATGAGGATGGAACACAAAGCAACTCTGAAGATCCTGTCTCAAATTCTCCGGACGTCTCAAGAGAGCCACCTCTTCAGCATCTTTTCACTCCTCCAGAGAAAGAGGAACCTCCCATGACCTCTACACCACGCTGTCAAACTCAACCTAAAAAGGACCCCAAACAAGCTTTTGTCATCAATTTACTTGATGATGACGTTCCCAGGGGTCGATCTCACTCCTTTACCAACAACATGTCTCCAGCAGAATCCCATGCCGCTCTTAAAAGAAGAACAGAGAAGACAAAGGGAGCTGCCCAATCTGGAGAGAGTTTAAGCTCCTCAGCTGTGCAGAACACACCCACTCAGCGGTTTACTGTACCTCTTAAAGGTTCTGAAGGTTCTCAGAGAGGTGGAATGctgagaagagagaagagtgaTATTCTAGGCAGTACTTCGAACTTTTCTTCTCGCTCAGCTTCCTCAAAACCATTTGCAAGCGTGGGGCGCAAATCCAGAATGGCATTGGATTTTATGAGCGAGTTTCTCAAGGTATCAAAATCCAGTTCCACTGTGAAGTCTGGGAAATCTTCATCCTCTACGCACTCAAAGGCTTCCAACATGGTTTCAGTGAGAGCAGATAATTCTACCCAGTCTCAACCCTCAGCCATGGATCAGACTTATGTTTTATCATCTTCCCAACATTTAGAACCTTCCGAAACCTTACTTCCACCCACATCTACCAATTGCACAGTTGGAAAGACCCCTAAGGGTTCCAGGCAAGAAGAGGAGGACACCTTGAGTGATACTGGCACCTACACCGTTGACACAGAGGGACCCAATAAAGAGGTGGAGGAGGCACGTAACATGATTGATCAG GAAAGGTCAATGATATTGACTACTGGGGACAGTAAATGGGTTTCACGGTGGGCCAGTTTGGCTGACAGCTATTCTGTCTCGGGTCCAATTTCAGGACAAGTTGACATTTCTACACAGATGGATCTTTCAG CTGTCGTTCCTCGGTCTGTGCATACCCGAGCCAACGAGAGCATGGGGGCAGAGGACAGCCAGACTTTCAGAGCACAACGATTTCTACCTCAGTTGCGCCCAAGAGAGGAGGGGCAAATGCAAGCACCTAGTGTTCATGTACATTCAGCTTCTAACCTGACTTACGACAATGTGGAGAGGAACCTACAAAGTTCTTCGCGAAAAGATCCTCAGAAACTGTATGTCACAGATGATCTTGATCCAGACAGTCTGAGTGATGCTAGCAAATCAGATGATGGCTCCATCATAGACCAGGTTAGAAAAAGTAGCGCtggaaaaacaggaaagaaTTGGTCAGAGGTTAAAGCTGAGGCATCTAAACAAGATCTATTGGCAAATCAAAATGTGAAGGATCAAGATACTACCACAAAGTTCTCTACAGCTACTATAACTAGACAGTATGGCAGTCGCCAGTCTGGTGATTTCAGCGTTTCCACCTCTGGCAAGGATGCTTTAACAAGCATGGAAAATGCTGTGCCACTCATCAGACAAGAGAGTTTTACCAAGCATCGGTCCAGCGATGACATTCACTTTATGAAATTGCCCCATATTTCAAGTCCAGAATGTATCAATGATACAAATGCATTCAAAGGTGTGTGCAGCCAAGATACTCAGTCTTACCTTAAAGACACAGAGAATGCGCTCGCTGTTTTAGAGACCAAACTTCAAATGCAGAAGCACAGTGGCCCTGCATGCCCTCTGGAGGACTCGCTGTCTGGAGAATCAGATGTAGACACGTCTAGTACAGTCAGCCAGCCTAGTGGTCAGAATTCTGACGTATCTGCCGCCAAAAAGCCAGTGATTCTCAGTCACCTGCTAAAGGGGAGAAAACCTGCTAGTCAGCATGCTCAAGAGCAGAACACGTCTGGCCATCCTCAGTCTGGGAAGTGTAGGCTCAGTTCAAGAGACAATAATTATAAGGAATCAGGTAAGACCTCTCAGAGCTCCACTTTGCATCAGTCGTCTGATGCTGTTTCAGACCAGGAGTCTAGCTCTCAACCAGTTCATAGAAAGTACACCATCCCCCTTCGGAATGAAAGCTCTAGGAGATCTCTCAAAGGGACAGTGAGCCAAGTGCTAGCTCGCTCTGGCAGTCTTTCTGCACCGAAACCTACAAGAACATCCATGCTCCGCCGTACCCGCCTGGGTGACAGCTCTGACAAAGATAGTACAGAGACTGACCGCACCTCTCAGAACTCTGATGCCACTTCTTCTTCCACTAGAACTCAGGAGAGCAAGAGGCTTTCTCGGCTAGACATATTGGCTCTCCCGAGAAGGAGAACCAGCTCTTTCACTACACCCAGCGACTCGGAGTCCTCGGCTGGTAGAACTGGCTTTTCCAACCGCTCAGAGGCCGAGCCTGCTTACTCGGCACGTAAAGCTTCGGTACCTGACATCAAGAATGGTACACAGAGAGGTTCTGAGACTACGGGCAGGCAACCAATCATCCGTGGGCGGTCCAGCAGTGCAAAATATGCCAGCAGTACAGCCA GCTCCAGGAGACGTCAGAAGGGCTCAGACTACGCCTCCACTTCAGAGGAAGAGTATGAATCTAACCATAGCATTGCTAAAAATAAACGATCCCACCATTCAGGAGCCTTGCACAGCTCTCGAACACAGACTCCTAACCAGGTTCGCCCACCATCAAGAAGCAGGGAATCTGAAGGAGAAGGACATGAGAGCGACAACTTCCAGAACTGGACAACTCATAGTGCAGAGATTGCCAG GCTGAGTCAGGACCTGGCTAAAGACTTGGCCATACTGGCGCAGGAAATTCATAATGTTGCTGGCGATGGTGAAACTCAGAATACTGCATCTGCTGATGCTGTGGAGCCTGTTTCAGCTGGCAAGGAG TTACGGCAGCAGATTCCTGACCCCAGCATAAACTACTCTAAAGTTCTCCAAAGTTCAGCTGTGTGCAGGAATCCTGATCTGACTGTTCATGATCAAGGGCTCAAACAGCGAAGCTGGAATCAGGAACAG GTTGCTCTGGATAATTCGATGCTGAATCCTGTCTCGCAGCTTTCCATGGCTATCCGAGTAAACACTGAGCAACTGACTGAGAAGATCAA ACTTCTGTTCTATAATAAGACAGAGGTGTGGGAGGAAATAGAGACCATGCTCGATGCTGCTGATGATTCTCCACCATTGGAAAGTCCAAACAAG GAGATCATGTCTATTATCCGAGATCTTAGAGGAATTCAGAAGCGGTTAGAAG TCATCAACACTGTCATTGAACCGAGTGGAAATGTAAATCTGATCAAGTCTTCACCTGTATTAAGCCACTCTACAGCAGGTCTAAGCGGCTTCAGAGCTTCTCCCCGAGACTCAAGAGCCACTGCTTCTCAGCGGGCTGCAGGCCCCTCAGCTTCTGCTCGTCATTATGGTCGGGGGAATGATGGTAGGGTTCTGTAG